CGAAATACGGTCTAGGCAAACACCGTTCGTGTCCACTACTAGGGTCCGGGGATAAACATTTTCTTTCATGCCAAAAGACCATCCACCAGGTGATAGTCCGTAAACCAGCTCCTTGGTTAGGAAATCCACTTTGGACGTACAACATAATGAGCCAAAAATGATAATCCACAATTAGTATCCACTAGTTCCCAAGATTGAACTGGACGTACATGATAGTTCACCGACCATTAATTAAGTCCCACAAAGTCCACCAAGCTCGAGTCCATTTTAGGATATCTGTGACCAGCACAAGTCCAATGTTGGACGTCCACCCTAATAGCAAAATGAGTAAAAATGTCGACACCTTAGTTTGGTTTTGTCTACAAGACATTCCATATTAGCAAAATCTAGGATTAAATGATATTTGGCTATCCTGATAAAGGAGATTAAAATGATTTTGGAGAATTTTTATTAATTGGAAATAATAATGATTTATTTGGTTAAAGAATTTATGTTTTTAATAAGAGCCATCGGATTTAGGTCATTTTAATCCTAAGGTAATTGTTGATGGAAAAAAGCTATAAATTGGGTCGCATTTTTAGAGTTGAGGGGAGGAGAAAATTCGGATAGCACCTAGAAAGAAAACCATAGAAACTTTTAGAGGAGATTTTGGTGGAGAAATAGGAGAAACATAGAATTCTTAAGGGGCATTTGAACGGTTTACATTGGATTGTTTTTGGATACGGTCGTGTTCGTGGAAGTACTAGCTCTTGTTGATCTTTCCGGTCTAAGTAACATTGAAATCACCACTTTGCCAAAACAGGTATTACTAGAACCTTAAAATGGTTGGAAAAACATGATGTTTATGCGCAAATATTAATGGAAATTGTTCACGGTTTCTTTCTATTTTCCAGTGCATAGTTCTCTTGAATCTTGTCTTCTGTTTTAGTTTGATGATCATAAGCCTGGATAAACGTGAATGGTTGCATCTTGTTGACTTTTGATCACCTGTTAAACTCTGTTCTTGACATAATTTGTATCATGGTGTGATTGAGTTTGTCTTATCATATGTAACCTTTCTAGTAGCATTAAGAGTTGAGGTCCTCATGGTCTGTGTGGTCTCATGCTTTACATCTTAGTCCTACATAGGTCATGGTTTCCAGTTGTTTGCACCTAGTGTTAGCTATGTCGTGTCATGGTTTTTAGCCAACTGTCCAAAGCATTGTATAAGCTATCTATCTATGTCATCGCATGCATCTTGCATATGAATATCATATAGGCATCAGTGTATCCATATTCCATGATTAGGCAGCTCATGCACGGAAGTTTGGTAGGACTATGTATATTGATTTATTAGCTCTAGGTAATGTTCGGTCCAAttccatatcatgttatgtcGTGTCTATCTCCTCTTTGTTAAGTGTCGATGCATGTTTCAATGGTGGATGAGTGaagttaataataataataataataattgtttggTTGAATGATACGTCTTGGTGCCTAGTAatttgaacaataataataattttctcataataataaatttttttttggtgataataataataattttggtaataataataatagtttcAATATTTTTGgtgataataataatttttttgatttgaccggattttgtttccattttataggATTCGCTGCGTTTTTTATTTGCTTAATAAATCCATTAGCATTCATAATTTGATgtatttatttcattattttttaATACAAGTTAGAACCCTAAAATCCCGATTATAAAGTAGAGGCCAAGTTTCGGCTTGGGCGGGCTAGGTGCCTCACACCTTCCTAGGCCGTATCTTGATTTCCTGACTGAATCTCTGAAAATTGGACCAGTGTTACCTTTGGGTCCCAATTCCCTTAGTTGGATGGCGGCTTCccttaataatattatttccttGTTTATAGCCATTTTAGATATATAGAGATCTTAACCGATTTCGACGGTATCTACACTAATCTCAAAATTCTGACATGTGCAACCCGTAGTGCagactagattattattcacctcacgagTATAAAACTCGTGGAATCAACatagtttgagacgaagagaactttgatgattactatctatcttgatcaagtgagaagctcaacaatcgatcaagatcaggatactcgagctatcagataaacaatagctggacctggattcacgaatccctatgaagtctttgtagtcgctaaacgcTAAAATGGTTTTTGGAGATAATGACTCTAGTTACAAGTAGGACGCACCAAAAGTGACGTTGAGATTTAAAGATcctagttgtttgaggttccccttatatagacatttaaagcatatgttgctttagttttaagctaagatagctttggaaccaagcaaacaatatccatccttagataaatctttgaatttgatttacataatcaagatatacactctggttaggatgaaccgtaaccgagcTGTGTACaagaccacgctcatgaatggttagccgaagttagccaattgaactataagcttgagcattttcataacaatcaagtgatcaaatatgtctatggtattttataaatataaaatagagattattcaaatgctaattatctcggagaaataattttatgtgcatatgaatttaatcgacatggtaagtaggcgtacaaagtacaagtacttaacctgttcgtgaacagttatatcaaggtacgtgtaccggtatgtataCTATATAACTTAACCGAGTTCTggagttcacaaaactttttCAGTACATGTACTGGTATGTAAACCATTAaaacataaccgagttccggagttaacaCAAAACTATTTCAGTATGCGCACTGGTATGGACACCATTTAAACATAATCAAGTTCCGGAGTCCAATcaacttttctggtacgtgtaccggtatggataccaaaccggttccgtAACCAACAGTTCATTTCTAGTACGCATACTGGTTTGCGTACCGATCCAGATTCACGAGTTCACATACTTTTTAAGGTGTGCATACTAATATGCATACCAAAAATTTGTTTGTCGACATACAACTACTCCTTTATGTGTAATGAGTACATGTATTACGGTTTCAGACTTATaaaagttttcccagtttgtaagtcTGATATGTACACtgtcttatatatgaatttttagtagttctatatttctctaaatcgattcgaaacattcccgaagaacatcaatgacacatatcactatttcagactattttcgaatgataatcttgtatcatgattttgattgcaaacaataaattgttcttaactgaaattcatcaagtatgaaattttcattaagcttagCCATATTTCGAGGAATAATTACAAAAAGAATCTTGATTCGAAATTCTTGGTATGCttacgatagtctaattagttcgccttcaaacggtagaacgcaatgatggttGCCGTGATGTTCGTTTCTCAACTGcatcttttatcctaatccgagacttaactaattgtatactagaaatcaagatatagttttgacaactaaatttgacaataagctagcaacgcttgtgagttcgaccgagtaatgctctaataaTACTGAACCATTTTGTTTACTCAGGTGTATTACCATCCATCTTTATCAGACTATGTTGTATGACTTCTGGTgtatttaatattgcaaagaagaaatttcgagtcaagcttgtcttgttaaatatctcAAATATGATTTAACCAATGGATGTTCATTGGACCTTAGAAAccttagttcgaaacaatttattgttcaagaactatttttgtgtcagatgaatcatttgaaaattgctcaAGCAATAGTATTTATATATATAAcaattgggaatgtttcaaacatcaaaagagagtatTTCAGAACTACTGTAATTtggactcagggtaggttggcgaaccaattTGCAAACCATGAATATATGATGTTCGAAATATAGGAAGGTTGgaaaaccagttcgcaaaccgtaaAGTTCGGAATGGGACAGTTCACGAACAGTGATGATCTGATTGTGAAATAGCCAACGGTTCATGAACGGTAAACGCCTGAGTTCAGAATAACAAAATAACGCCCTGAATTCACAAACTGGCTAACGGTTCACGAGCTATTTCACCAACCATCCAAGTATTATTCGCAGATGCTCAAAGAcaacttcaaaaacttgtttaGCATTtgtatgactctcataaacacctctaagacatcattgatcactaaaacaccttgtgtatgtgcatcatgattaaagtcGTAAGTATTTAAATGAACACAATATTGTTTATAAGTTCAAATACATATTTTCCAAGAACGATCATTATATACGGTTCCAGAACccggaccatagtgtatattcttctacgtgatttcaagacaaacttctcacatgcgtACCTGAAAACCTAatcagagtttcatctaaacagagatattgtttgcttgaatctcaagttatctttgcTTGAATTCTAATCAACCATCagttttaaaaatctataaaCAGAGAAACTCATTCAAGTGGGAAATTCAATCCCCGACACTTCTCTGTCCTAATTGATTGCTAGAGTTGTCCTATATGAACCTAGATTTAtccgagaaacataattaggtttacaactgaaagacttcacttagggattcgtgaagccaggtctgttatctttaccttgatacttCGTGTATCCTAATATTGTTCTTTCTGTTACCGAGGTCTTAGTGATCTCTTTCAGGAGGGAGATAGATAAAAATCGCAAAGTTTTGTTCGTCTAAgcctttgtgattcctcaagatagatatatgaaaactattcttaatttaGTTTATGATTGTTCTTTAGAGGtgtttgataatccatgcttCTCAACTaaatgagtgtaagtgttccggatttgtgaggtttgttagctttgtctattgcaaatagacttccaagccttgatccattcgatctaaagggaaatcaaataggattatATGTTATAGGAATATTGATATCAAAAAATTTCACTTAGGCTGTAAAAGATGTCAGCTAATGAAATCAATTTCTTAAAGCCTTACGAGgctcaagagacgtaaggagcacgactgtagaTGAATTACTTGGAGGAGGAATTtagtttcaactacattccagtctgaaatctgacagtaggctagtatctgtagcggcttaataaagttcgATGTTCAAATCTGTATGAGGTATTAGTATTTTTCTGCAGTTGTGGTTTCCTCGATAGAAAAACCTAGTGTCTTGTGTTTTCCTCTTTCCCTTtccttattatattatttatctttataataggaatttaaacaagtagtacgtattcaattTTAGTAGATACATCCATTTTAATTATGATTTATTAAGAGAATCATTCTTGtataatttgtatcttgaaacaTAGATAACAAGTATCATACTTGGTAGAATTCTGATTTGactatttggatacgactagattgatattggatattgatttttgagattttccaagtactcttcttaacaatcaggttcacgaactctTGAGTCTAaattttctgattgagaagagttggagatataaactatatatagatattgtcaaggatcattaagttgaccaacttgcaattgtattaggttttgtccatacaggttgccgaacgaaaaagttggtggtatacttggtaccctctctttTTCGAGGTCACTCGAACTATTTCAAGAATCGAAGATTTTAGATCTACTTTATTGATTCGAGATCTGAAGATATGACtaatgatcatccattgttaacaaaatccattttgtgtgtgatcgatcattggtaggaatcaagttgtttgtgcaagtactttgaagattgaagactttttttttggtattctgATCTTCTTGCACACTTGATTGACTAGGATCCAACAAGCAGTTTATTCGAGAAATATCAGGCTTGTGGTATACGTCAGCAATcaatctttttatttatctttaagAATTGCTTTGATAGTTTATACACTAGGATTGATAATTTCGACAGTCTTCGTCTTAGTTGATCTGTTATCGACAAAGgaatttatattgattaaacGAAAGATTCTTTGTATTCAACTTATCTCTGATTTATTTCTTGAGATTGATAGAGAGATTACTGAAACATGTTAGTCCTTTACTGCTCCAGATTAGATGCAAAAGAGTTTAGTTGCTGAAGTCTTCACAACGGGTAAAGTGACTTGAGATATGGACTCTATCTTGGGATTCATGTGCTTAGACCAGATTGGttataggcgcagggatactgaaggaactgagtaactaGGAGTAGTGTACTTGATTTTAATTATACAAAGTTGCGGTAGTTaatttgtatagcggattaattatgAGAGTTTTTAAAACTGGACTGCTTCCTGAGGTTTATGTTCCTTGCATTTTAccttgctaattttttttttgcatgtcgTGTGATTTGctttatttccacattatatttgtttttctttatcattAAAGTAACTTGGTACGATCCCATAGGTTGGTCCTGTTTTGAACTTACGCTATATAGCAAATGTACATCTTGTTGAAACAATCTTTCGACATCTTTTGTCTTTATAAAATTACATAAGGTGTCTTTATAAGATTACATAAGGCGTGTTTATagtaaattgatacaaaaatattatggtgtacttggtatcatCGCCATTATAGATGATATAGCCGTTGAGCGGCTAAATTAGCGGTCTAGTCTCTACTGCTGAATAACTTAACCTTGCTAGGCAAACAAGCAAAACTACATGTTTGTCCATCAAGTTTGCTCATTTTCCCTTTCCACAGAGGGTGGAATGGGCAAATTTGCTCGTTAGCCATGTCCACATCAATACCTCAGGGATTGGACATGTGCTTTATTTTCCTAGATATCTGCTTAGCCTATTTTATGGAATGAAAGTCTGCAAATTACATTACAAATTTATAACATGTTAACATAATTTTATCTACATGTACATGCAAGTAAATAATTAAGGATGCTATTTTAGCATTTTACAAAGAATTGTAGAATTATTATCCAACGTCCCCGCCCATATAATGTAACTTTTATGGTTAATTATAATAGATATGGACATAAAGCATGAAAGAGAAATATTAAGGAAAAGTTTAAAAATTATTACACTATTGAACCATCTAAAACAATTCGGTGCAAAACACCAGGACAACATGTTCCCAGAAAATAGTTGTGCATTTTTCCTGTTGGCTATTATCCGCCGCGTGTTGGCTAGTCCCATGAGCCGCTTGATTTGCATTTCCATAAGAGCAAGGGATATGGAGTAAAAGTTTTCACTCAAAATGAACGAGTTTGATCAAATTAGGTGCTACAATGGATAGTGGAGATTGGAGAGGCCCACTTTCTTGAAAGAGTTGTCCAACAGTCGAGACTAAGAGGCACATGATTAAACACTTGCGAAGTTATTTTGGTGGGCGGTGTTTTGTTGGGCGGCACATGATCAGACTCTTGAAAATAAAactttttctttcaaaaataactaaaaataGATTTGAAAGAACACATGATTAGTCGTTTAAGTGATATTTTTATTCGTTAAACGAATGATCATGCGTCTCTTAGTGGGTAAGATAGCGTCTCTTATGGGAAAAGACTTATTCTTTCGTTCGATTTGAAAGTGAATACTTGTTAAAATTACGCATTCCATAatccttatttattttttgaaacaaTGCAGTAATTTTCATAACCAAATTCAGCAAGTGCATTCTTTAAACGGACAAGGAAACATACTTTTAGCCATGGTGGTATGATTATAATTCTATGGATCCAAAAAAGAACTTCCTTCAAAAAGTAAATTTGATTAATTAAGCGGATTGAAGATTAGTTGCAAATCTCTACCCGTCATTCAGAGACTTCAGCTGCAGACAGAGTTTTGTGTCTCGCTGCGGCTGCAGTGCTGAACAATGAATCCCACCACCACATGAACATACAAAATGAGATCTGAAAAGTGAAAACACCTGGCAAATAAATTCTCAAAATAAGATCATTTCTCAGAATAAAACAGCCTTATATTGTGGTTATACATTCTGTGAGCTAATAATAACGCCACGTGTGTGGGCCACCCATCATCATGCCAACTGAATCATCCCACGTCTTGACGACTAATAATATTTTTCCCACATCTATTATTATCTACCGACTTCTACTtccttcctctctttttttccccAAATCCTTGATATTCTCTCGTTTCAACAAAATCTACCCAACTTCTAGGGTTTCGATTTTCTTCCTCCAAGGTTTTTCATTTCTATATTacttggaattttaatctctgaTCTTCGGAAATCAACAAGGTAAATAAATATTCTGAGCTTCAATTTTGCTTTTAATGGCCTGATCAATTGATATGTGTATTGCGTCAAACTGAAACTTCGTTTATTTCGTTTTGTTTTCCTGGTCGGATCTAGTTTTCAAGCATTATGTttagaaaattttgaaatgatgAGAATTCATGTGAATTAGGTAGTTATTGGTGAAGAAATGAGCTTTGGTTTAAGTTTTGAATTCATTTAAATGATtaagttatttttttttgtttaattttcagATGAATGGTGATTTTGGATTTGGGTGTTTGATGTTTTAGATCTGATTGGTGtttaataatcataaataaaggAACTCTGTCAAGTGTAATTGATTTTTGAGTAATGGGGTTGGGAGACGACTATTCTGAAACTAAAAACTTGAATGATGAAGCCTTAGAAAGGAGAAGTAGTACTGATGGAATTAAGTTAGAGAGTAATGGGTCTAATTCTAATGAGAATGTAGATGAAGGGTCAGGAAGTGTAGAGATCAATTGTTCGCGTGAAGTAAACGGAAATGAAATTGGTAATCAGACACCCACAAATACAAAGTCTCCTTTGGAAGTGGCTGAAACTCCAGAAGGAGTTTCTGGGGAGACACCTCCGACGAGGAAAGGTTTTGGATTGAAGAAATGGAGGAGGATAAGGAGAGACTTTGTTAAGGATGAGAGTGCTGGTTTGGATTTGAATAGAATTTTGAAGAGGGGAGCGCCCAATGCTGCAGAGGTCGCGAAACCTCGAGATTCATCTGCTGAGATCAAGCTGAAAAGTGAAGGATCTGCAGCGTCTGAGGAATCATCTGTGAAAAGTCCAGACCTTCTTGATGGGTTTGTCCCCAAAGGATCGAGTTTGGATTCCACTGTGGGTGTGGGATCTGCTTTTGCTTTTGGGACGGATTCTGAAAACAGTGGGGATCGAAGCAGCAAATCTTCGACAGCTGCTAGTGCTCCTAGAATGAGAAATGATTTCCATACAATAACAGGATCTGCACGAGACAAACACAAGGTGAAGAATCTTAGTGGAAGGAGTTCAAGTAATTCAGTACAAAAGTTTCAACAGGTTAAAGGAAAAGTTGATACAAGTAAGAAATCTCGAGGAGAAAGGGATAAGTATGACAAAGAAAACTTATATTCCAGCATTGAATCTGAACTCAGAAGCTCCAACATTGTCTTTTCACAGATTGGTGTTTTTGGTAATAGTAACGGGAGACAAAGCGAAGTCTGTTCGAATTATGATGAAGAGAATAGTGAGAAAGGTCAGACAAGTGATCTCCATGCTGGAGATGGGGATCAGAAGGGATATTGCAAACAAAATGGTTGCGACATTGAAGATATCTCACAAAATGATGTTTCTGGTGGTGGCTCCTTAGaagagaaaggagaagagattgaAAGCAATCGAACCCATGCAGAATGGGACCCTCTGGTGAAGTCGATAATTTCTTTGCAGGCTGTGCAAGAAGCACTTGAAATTGGTAGGTTTCCTTTCCCTCATTTACTTTCTTGTATTTTTCTGATCTGCAAACCATTACTACTATACTTGGTTTCCTTTCTGTTGTTGCCTCATTGATTTTCAGTAAAAAATCCAGCTGAATGGGGTTTAATTTCCAGGGATAAGTTACTTTTACAATGCTTGGTACAAAATATTATTTCCAGGGATAAGTTACTTTTACAATGCttgttagaaaatattattttcagGAATATGTTACTTTACAACGCTTATTAGAAAATGTTATTCCCCGGGGTAAGTTCCCTCGTCTTAGATGAGCAACTTTATCCTGTTGACTGGTGGTTGTAAAGCGTTTTAAGTATTATGGTCTATCATTACTACTCAATCCACAAACTCCCTTTAGCCTATCCAAGGGAATTTTCATTTTGACTGTGCCTCTCAGTATTGCCAGTGTAGACTATCTTTCTTATACACTACTGGTGTACAGTTCCAATATGAGGATTTTCGAGATCTAGTGTAGTTTTTTCAAATAAAGAAATCCTTAATGTTGTATTGTGGTGTAGAGACAATCATGACATCATTGTTACACTTTCATATAGAAACGAGTGGTCTGCTCTTAGCATTCGATGTTACTTTATCGCTTATATAATTTCTTACTCTTTTAATAACAAGTAAACAGCTGTTATTTATAATTTTACTCCTTTAATAACTAAACAGCTGTTATTTAGTAGTAGGTAAGATAGTTGCTAGTTAGATACTGCAGCATTCAGATGCTTAAGTATGGCTGTCATATCTGTATTTGGTACGTGTCTTGAGTATGTGACTCCTTACAATCTGTTGCATTCGTCTCTTTCTAGGTCATTTAGTTTCtaaaaacctgtgatatttttctatatatatatatatatatattttgacgGATAGATCTCTGATCTAGGTTGTTGAACCATGTGAAAAGCCCTAAGGATCTTGTGATCAGTTTCGTGGTGTGCCTGTAGTGGCAAGTCAGAATTTCAACACGGTCATTATGGTTACGAGTTCTGCCAATCTGATATGCATATGATGTGAGTTTTCCCTGCTAAACTAAGAAAGTTTTGTCCCAGATGAAGTCAGCGTTAAGTTGTATTGATGCTCTTGTTTGCTTGTTGAAAATTCACAGTATCCTGTTAAACACTATGCCTTTAAAGTTTAAAGTGAAATGTTTTTGCTCAAATTTCCGAACTTTCTGCTTATCTGCCTACGGGTTCTTCTTGTAGAAATCGAGAAGTTTGGAGAGCTTGGAAACGAACCTGTGTTGCCATCTGAGACGGACATAAATCTTTCCCCACAGCTACAAGCTGAGGTACTCGATCTTACTCAGAAAGTAAATGGTCTTGAACGTGAACTAGAGGAAGTATCCGCCCTGCTCAAGGAAAAGGAGTTGCGGGTAGTTGAACTTGAAGAGATGTTAAACAGAACTAGAttgcatgaagaagaaaaactgGAAAATGGTTT
The nucleotide sequence above comes from Papaver somniferum cultivar HN1 chromosome 8, ASM357369v1, whole genome shotgun sequence. Encoded proteins:
- the LOC113302310 gene encoding WPP domain-interacting protein 1-like; this translates as MGLGDDYSETKNLNDEALERRSSTDGIKLESNGSNSNENVDEGSGSVEINCSREVNGNEIGNQTPTNTKSPLEVAETPEGVSGETPPTRKGFGLKKWRRIRRDFVKDESAGLDLNRILKRGAPNAAEVAKPRDSSAEIKLKSEGSAASEESSVKSPDLLDGFVPKGSSLDSTVGVGSAFAFGTDSENSGDRSSKSSTAASAPRMRNDFHTITGSARDKHKVKNLSGRSSSNSVQKFQQVKGKVDTSKKSRGERDKYDKENLYSSIESELRSSNIVFSQIGVFGNSNGRQSEVCSNYDEENSEKGQTSDLHAGDGDQKGYCKQNGCDIEDISQNDVSGGGSLEEKGEEIESNRTHAEWDPLVKSIISLQAVQEALEIEIEKFGELGNEPVLPSETDINLSPQLQAEVLDLTQKVNGLERELEEVSALLKEKELRVVELEEMLNRTRLHEEEKLENGLLSVQDECRDMESQLEDLFKQKVEAEIEHLIIATTTQNLEGASEAQSLLFEEQKILSEEQNQMLQKLRVAESKATVLKEHGNELDASCEEMIGTEEILIMQNRVCKHTLCFFFQLMLLFLGVLLFMVQLYSQPSGDVPT